agtaaagtAAGAGTAGCAGCCGATAAATACCCTTCTGTTATTCTACTTTCGAGAAAAAGGTTTGTGCATATGTCGAATATTTTCGTCCGAAACATTCGTAAACGAAATATTAAGCGTATAAAAATTTAgcggtgcttacctgggtttgaacccgcgatCATCGGGTAAGATTCACgtatctaaccactgggccatctcggcttagcCTTACAATGCGTGTGATATACGGTTCATCGACTCAGATGATTCACTTTACATACGAACAAAGGATAAATTACACGTGTGAGTTTTTAGAAAAGTCGTATTTAAAGTATTCGCACATTAGCACGTAGTTGCGCAATGTTGTCACAGATAACAATGTTTTGagtgtaatataataactattttcgttttaatttgacCCATTAAACTGTAgagattatttaattgtagaCTTATAAATGTCTAGAGGACGAAATGTTGTTTTAGCATTAAATATGTCTATGTTTTGACGTCTTGCAATTTCTATTTCTTAGTAGGTAGTTCTTATATTCAGACAGAAGATGATTTCAAGAAGTtgcatcatattttataaaaatataatttgctactgagaatttttcaaatGGGGTCACTTCGAATCTGACTTGTAAAATgtcataaaacaaattacaacGACACGCTATTTTGAGGcttgtgttatttaaatgttattattatttgagtcAATATCGCATATCTCTCTCTGACACATTAGGTTTGCGTTCAGCGGTGAGGTTCGATTTTGTTATAGAATATCACTGCTGTGTCTAATATATCCAAAAGCaaatgtaaattgaaaatactttttttttggatattgtCGAGGCTTCGAAAAGTGTGACTCGAACCAATCGATCAAGGTTACCTGTAAGCATTGTACAGCTTCTCAGAAAGATATACATTTTACCACTGATCGTTGTGGAGTTCAAGAATGTAAGACGCAGTACCCTTATCCTTCTGGACTGTACTAATAATTCTTACCATATTGGACGGGGatgtatttagttaaataatcaAGATCAACTTACCACGTCAGCGTCAATAACGTTATCAACCACGTCCGTCCCACCCTTATCCCTCCAATGTTTTTCGCTGGTTACCGAAAAATTGAAAGATCTTTCGCGTCTTGGACTCAAGAGCACGCCGGCTGGAGATCGTCCGTAATTAAATATCTCAAGATTTGTCGTTGAGAATCTATCATTTCCATTGTCAGTTCGTGGGGCGAAAACATCGTCTTCCAAGTCGTCGCTGTCGAAGGTTAAGGCGAGTGGAGGGGAGGACGCTGAGCGACGGCACTGCTGAGGCGATGAGATCTGCTGTCTTTCTATGTCTGACTCGGAGTAGGGACGTTCTGTAACAAGGACAGTAATATGAGTCAACACGataaaaagcaattaaatattataggaaTTCAAACACAATGTTGATCTATATTGTTGTacgcaatttatttatttttacaatgataattattttatattaataacgtaaacaaatattatttactaataacttaattaaaaaattccaAATCGGTTTAATTATtcgttacataaataaatattcgagatttttttaaacaataattaacgtaaaactttttatttttatcgaaaactTCGTCAatttatgcatttattttttaaacaaatgcaGTAATGTTTCCGCTATAAAAGTCGCCCCAGAAATGTTaattctgttattatttttttctgttttatataaaattcacatttttttaaatatgtaacattattttttttttatttttttttattaatatatatacttttaaacttcataatatgattatatgattgCCGTACACATACGGTCGTATGTGGACCTTTGCCAATGGCCGCAGACTTAACATCCGGGTAAGAATCTAATTAGTTTTTCAAATGACTTGTAATtgctttaatatacaaatatcgtgagaaaataGAAATGTTCTGAGACATGCGTAGGCATCAAACGAGAATACTAAACACGTTGTctgtataaaactaaaatatctgTTGTTG
Above is a window of Vanessa atalanta chromosome 19, ilVanAtal1.2, whole genome shotgun sequence DNA encoding:
- the LOC125071485 gene encoding uncharacterized protein LOC125071485, whose product is MAIAFNLPSEREAAEENFSRLNRLLAELYEVLCHILVSRQPGQEAQENRRERPYSESDIERQQISSPQQCRRSASSPPLALTFDSDDLEDDVFAPRTDNGNDRFSTTNLEIFNYGRSPAGVLLSPRRERSFNFSVTSEKHWRDKGGTDVVDNVIDADVTDAATPRLTEKETSSSESSIFSILPDKLSGSICTAVLFMLGWKLFSNKR